The nucleotide sequence GCTGGAACAATCCAATCCACGAAAAACTAATTCCAATGAGCAAAACACCACCGCCCAGCACCCAACCGTAGGAACGAATCTCTTTTAAGCGATGTAGCCAGGTGACGGTGGCTAGTGCGCCTAGTCCAATGACACTAACTGTAAACCCGAGCATTTCCGGATTGTCGGGTAGTTTCTCACGGAAGATCACGGGAAACTGTGTATCCGCCAACTGAATCGCCAACGAGGTAACGGTTGCGAAGATCGTGGTGAGCAGCAGGACACGGTTTTGTAAAAAGATGCGCCAGCCCTCTTGCCATGCTTGACGGTAAGGAAGAGGCTGCTCTTCTACGGATGTACGGGACAACGTATGCTCCACTTTACGAATCATGAACAGAAATCCAGTAGAGAGAAGGAATGTCGAAGCATTAATCATCAGACAAATGGCAGGGGCAAAAACGGCCGCTACCAATCCTCCGGCAAGTGGGCCGATCAATTTCCCCATCTGGTATACGGCTCCATTCAAGGCAGAGGCTTGTAACAATTGATTCTCAGGTACGATTTGGCGCGTCAAGGTCTGTTGCGCTGGATCATTGAAGACAGAGGCACCTGAACGCAGGGCAATGACCACCAAGAACCAGAACGGAGTAGGCATGGCAAGCAGGAGTAAAGTGAGAGCAGCCTGAATGATATTCATCGTCATGATCATACGTACCTTATTCACACGGTCTGCCAGCACCCCGGCAAACTGCCCGAGCAAGATGCTTGGAGCCGCATAGGCAACGGGCAGGAGAGCCATCGTCATCGGATCAACCTTCCACACAAACCCCAACAGGATGGATACCGCAATAAAATCAAACCAATCGCCGAGCGTAGACAGTCCGTAAGAGATGAACAGCGTGCGAAACGTTCTATTTTCTTTTAACAAAAAAATCCCTCCATCGATCTGTTACCTCGATGATAAAAGGGATTTGTCAGAGGAATATCAGATAGTTGATGAGATGAGGGCAAGAATCTTTTTCTGCAAGTAGTCGAACTGGTACTCTTCGGATAATTTCGCCCACATTTTCTGGTATTTGCGCTCCCATTCTGGATCGTAGCCGAAGTCTTTCAAGAACAACAAGATCATTTGTGTGCCATAAATGAGATGGGGGACGAACTTGGTGCTTCGTAAGACCTCCAGACCTTCATCGACCAAACGGCGCGCCTTGGCAAGCTCCTGTCGATGGTACAGACAAAGACCGCGTGTAATGGTAAAGCTGCCGAGCTCACGCTGCATAGGGAGTTCTTGCAAGATCACCTCAGAGTGTTGAATGACTTTCTCAGCCTCGTCAACTTCACCCATGAGCAGATACAAGAGGGCTTCTTCCGCTTGAAAAAAGAGTTGAAAGCCGGGTGAATTGACTCGCTCAACAATCTCTCTGGCAGGAAGCATTTGTTTTTTTGCTTGCTCCCATTCTTTGGCTTGGGCGTAGACACTGATTGCGGTGATTTGCATCTCATCCTGATAATTTTTAGGCATACTTTTCGCGTTTTTCAGAGCCCATTGTAAAATGTCTAATGTTTTTTGCGAGTCAATTTCTGTCATATGGTATAAATGGAACAAATAAAAC is from Brevibacillus brevis and encodes:
- a CDS encoding MFS transporter, encoding MLKENRTFRTLFISYGLSTLGDWFDFIAVSILLGFVWKVDPMTMALLPVAYAAPSILLGQFAGVLADRVNKVRMIMTMNIIQAALTLLLLAMPTPFWFLVVIALRSGASVFNDPAQQTLTRQIVPENQLLQASALNGAVYQMGKLIGPLAGGLVAAVFAPAICLMINASTFLLSTGFLFMIRKVEHTLSRTSVEEQPLPYRQAWQEGWRIFLQNRVLLLTTIFATVTSLAIQLADTQFPVIFREKLPDNPEMLGFTVSVIGLGALATVTWLHRLKEIRSYGWVLGGGVLLIGISFSWIGLFQPGDGMYWLLIPALLAGVGTGLTSVGANYLIQKESPPQALGRVRGIIDSLTSATFIIAPLLGGVIMTIWGPNTAFLWVGMLIASIGAGAVLLQRWIWGKPTQDVAIASATTGSERVG
- a CDS encoding winged helix-turn-helix domain-containing protein, which gives rise to MGLITWSDDTYQIHYAGETIVLLPKEFALFQFLYTWKNRAFSRSDLLDRVWPLEEPTDRTVDDHIYRLRKKLQKWSHLLTIDTVRGVGYRLTLKEQQSPSPSALNSDFSENIQKMLTTYHGMGMGAALQTLYANQQVLGFQMDSFYATYLRFVAGDFGWFVEDKTPPISDKLFYLFHLYHMTEIDSQKTLDILQWALKNAKSMPKNYQDEMQITAISVYAQAKEWEQAKKQMLPAREIVERVNSPGFQLFFQAEEALLYLLMGEVDEAEKVIQHSEVILQELPMQRELGSFTITRGLCLYHRQELAKARRLVDEGLEVLRSTKFVPHLIYGTQMILLFLKDFGYDPEWERKYQKMWAKLSEEYQFDYLQKKILALISSTI